In the genome of Deltaproteobacteria bacterium HGW-Deltaproteobacteria-6, the window ATTAAAGCGCTATATTATCTGGTTTCTGCCGGCAATCTATCTCATTCAATCGTTGCCCTTCAGTGCCGGAAGCATCCTTGATCTGAACATTAAAAATGGCTGAACTCTGAATTAATATGTGGTACAGGAACTGCCGACAGGCACAGCGCGGCCTACTTGCATAAGGAAAGGAACACATGATGGAATTGAAAGACATTAAGAAGGTACTTATTCTGGGCGCGGGCACCATGGGCCAGCAGATTGGCTTTGTGTGCGCGATGCACGGCTACAACGTTACACTTTATGACATTTCGGACGACGTTCTTAAGACTTCCCTGAAACGCATGGAAAAGCTCGGAGCGTCATTTTTCGTACCCACCGGCAGAATGAAGGCAGAACAGCTCCAAGAGGTCATGGGCCGCATCACAACAACATCCGACCCGCAAGCTGCGGCAAAAGACGCTGACATCATCAGCGAATCCGTACCCGAAAACCCGAAAATTAAAGCAAAGGTTTTTGCCGAGTTCGACAAACTTTGTCCGGAACGGACTATCTTTACCACCAATACATCGCTTCTGATGCCTTCGACATTCGCCGGGGCCACAGGGCGGCCGGAAAAACTCGTAGCGCTTCATTTCCATGACGCGAGGATGACCAATGTGGTGGATGTCATGCCCCATCCGGGAACGAACCCGGCGGTCACTCAGCTGGTTCACGATTTTGCCGTGAGCATCGGCCAGATCGCCATCATGCTGCACCGGGAAAGCAACGGATATGTCTACAACGCCATGATCGCGAACCTCCTGACCACAGCGATGACTCTGGCAACGACGGATGTCGCCGGCATCGAGGACATCGACCGGGCATGGATGGGTGTTACGCGCATGCCGATCGGGCCTTTCGGCATCATGGACCAGATGGGTCTGCAGACCGTCTGGACCGTCACCGATTATCTGGCGCACCAGGCTCAGGGAATCCAGGCTGATCAGATCAGGGCGAACGCGGACTTCGTGAAACAATATGTGGACAGAGGCGAACTGGGTGCCAAGACGAAAAAGGGATTTTATTCCTACCCGATGCCTGCATATACCCAACCCGGATTTCTTGCGGGTAAGACTAAAAAATAAAAGGCATCCGGGCGCGCGGGAACCGGTTTCTGAACCCCCTGACAGGGAAGCCGTCTTCCAGTAATTCTGTTTTGCGAACGTGCATCATAATTGTCCGGTTCGGCAGCCGTTGTCTCCCCGACTTCGATCAATGTCTGCAAAATACCTTCAGCAATGCGATCCTGAATCCTCGCATCCATCGGGTTCGCAAGGTGTCCTGTACACTGGTCTTTGCCGTCCTGTCATGACGGAGGCATGCAGCGAAAAAACAAATTCTTGACTATTTGATGAGTTAGGAGCACATAAAAATGAAAGTGAATCAGGCATCGTCAACAGGTTAACCGCTTATTTAAACCTTTTTTGAAGGGTGCTGTTATGGGCTGATTATGGAAACCCTGTTTCTGAAAAGATGCAGGGTTTTGTTTTGCTTACTTCATAAGCAGTAAGTCCGGTTTTTTAACGGCTGATACCAAGTTGCTATCAAACATTAAAAGGTTGATTTACCGGCATAATACCACGTAAGCTTTCAAAAATTCATAGTTATTTTTTGAAAGCAACTTGGTATAAAAACTGAAAGGAGCGTTTATGAGAAAGGCGATACTTTGCCTGCTTACGGCGGCAGTTTTATTTGTCTGTTCGAGTTCTATTGCATGGGCCGACTGCGATGACACCACCTACGAGTGCAAGACAAAGACTTATGGACCGGTACTGGGCTATGTTACGTATGGAAATTGCACGTATTGGGATTGGGGCTGGTGGTGTGGAATATGCGGCAAAGACTATGGCAAAGCCGCGCGCGGGTGCAATGACCAATACCCGAAGCAGTGCAAGGGTGAGTGCATGGCCTGCCAGAGCCATTACGCTCCGGGGTGTTACGATGTTAACGGGCGCCACAAATAGTCGATCATTCAAGACAGGCACAGGCCGGGGCAGCGTATTTGACGTTTACGCGCAAAGGGTCTTGATAATATCCCGGGC includes:
- a CDS encoding 3-hydroxybutyryl-CoA dehydrogenase; the encoded protein is MELKDIKKVLILGAGTMGQQIGFVCAMHGYNVTLYDISDDVLKTSLKRMEKLGASFFVPTGRMKAEQLQEVMGRITTTSDPQAAAKDADIISESVPENPKIKAKVFAEFDKLCPERTIFTTNTSLLMPSTFAGATGRPEKLVALHFHDARMTNVVDVMPHPGTNPAVTQLVHDFAVSIGQIAIMLHRESNGYVYNAMIANLLTTAMTLATTDVAGIEDIDRAWMGVTRMPIGPFGIMDQMGLQTVWTVTDYLAHQAQGIQADQIRANADFVKQYVDRGELGAKTKKGFYSYPMPAYTQPGFLAGKTKK